Proteins encoded by one window of Primulina huaijiensis isolate GDHJ02 chromosome 1, ASM1229523v2, whole genome shotgun sequence:
- the LOC140979707 gene encoding uncharacterized protein isoform X1 has protein sequence MGVDYYKVLQVDRNATDDELKKAYRKLAMKWHPDKNPNNKKAAEAKFKEISEAYEVLSDSQKRQIYDQYGEEGLKGQMPPPDAAGPGGATFFQTDPNMFRFNPRNANDIFAEFFGSSSPFGGMGGVDGMMGGQRFSSSMFGDNIFSSFGGDSRPMSSGPRKAPPIEQTLACSLEELYKGSTRKMKISREIADASGKTLPVQEILTIDIKPGWKKGTKITFPEKGNEQRNMIPSDLVFIIDENPHGVFTRDGNDLVTTQKISLAEALTGYTVHLTTLDGRNLTIPINNVIHPSYEEVVPREGMPIPKEPTKRGNLRIKFNIKFPSRLTVEQKSGIKKLLSP, from the exons ATGGGTGTGGATTACTATAAGGTTTTACAAGTGGACAGGAATGCAACCGATGATGAATTGAAGAAAGCTTATCGAAAGCTGGCGATGAAGTGGCACCCCGACAAGAACCCTAACAATAAGAAGGCAGCTGAGGCTAAATTCAAAGAGATTTCTGAAGCCTATGAG GTTCTCAGTGATTCCCAGAAGAGGCAAATTTATGATCAGTATGGGGAAGAAGGCCTGAAAGGCCAAATGCCGCCGCCTGATGCTGCTGGACCTGGTGGTGCAACGTTTTTTCAAACGGATCCGAATATGTTTAGATTCAATCCTAGAAATGCCAATGATATTTTTGCAGAGTTTTTTGGCTCTTCAAGTCCATTTGGTGGTATGGGAGGTGTTGATGGAATGATGGGCGGTCAGAGGTTTTCTAGTTCCATGTTCGGGGACAACATCTTTAGTTCATTCGGAGGAGACAGCAGACCAATGAGCTCAGGTCCAAGAAAGGCTCCTCCAATTGAGCAGACATTGGCTTGCAGCTTAGAAGAGCTATACAAAGGATCTACGAGAAAAATGAAAATCTCTCGAGAGATAGCTGATGCCAGTGG GAAGACTTTACCGGTGCAAGAGATTCTGACAATTGACATCAAACCTGGCTGGAAGAAGGGAACAAAGATAACATTTCCAGAGAAAGGAAACGAACAACGAAATATGATTCCTTCAGATTTAGTATTCATAATAGACGAGAACCCACACGGCGTGTTCACTAGAGATGGTAACGACCTTGTCACAACACAGAAAATATCGCTTGCAGAAGCATTAACGGGTTACACTGTTCACTTGACAACATTGGACGGTAGGAACTTGACCATACCTATTAACAATGTGATTCATCCAAGTTATGAAGAGGTGGTGCCTCGGGAAGGAATGCCTATACCTAAAGAACCCACGAAAAGAGGTAATCTGAGGATCAAATTCAACATAAAGTTTCCGTCTAGGTTGACTGTCGAACAGAAATCTGGAATCAAGAAACTCCTTTCGCCGTag
- the LOC140979707 gene encoding uncharacterized protein isoform X2 gives MGVDYYKVLQVDRNATDDELKKAYRKLAMKWHPDKNPNNKKAAEAKFKEISEAYEVLSDSQKRQIYDQYGEEGLKGQMPPPDAAGPGGATFFQTDPNMFRFNPRNANDIFAEFFGSSSPFGGMGGVDGMMGGQRFSSSMFGDNIFSSFGGDSRPMSSGPRKAPPIEQTLACSLEELYKGSTRKMKISREIADASGVKGKHSGFQDKFDRNSGLHPNIISKRKRQTMDAESV, from the exons ATGGGTGTGGATTACTATAAGGTTTTACAAGTGGACAGGAATGCAACCGATGATGAATTGAAGAAAGCTTATCGAAAGCTGGCGATGAAGTGGCACCCCGACAAGAACCCTAACAATAAGAAGGCAGCTGAGGCTAAATTCAAAGAGATTTCTGAAGCCTATGAG GTTCTCAGTGATTCCCAGAAGAGGCAAATTTATGATCAGTATGGGGAAGAAGGCCTGAAAGGCCAAATGCCGCCGCCTGATGCTGCTGGACCTGGTGGTGCAACGTTTTTTCAAACGGATCCGAATATGTTTAGATTCAATCCTAGAAATGCCAATGATATTTTTGCAGAGTTTTTTGGCTCTTCAAGTCCATTTGGTGGTATGGGAGGTGTTGATGGAATGATGGGCGGTCAGAGGTTTTCTAGTTCCATGTTCGGGGACAACATCTTTAGTTCATTCGGAGGAGACAGCAGACCAATGAGCTCAGGTCCAAGAAAGGCTCCTCCAATTGAGCAGACATTGGCTTGCAGCTTAGAAGAGCTATACAAAGGATCTACGAGAAAAATGAAAATCTCTCGAGAGATAGCTGATGCCAGTGG AGTCAAGGGGAAGCACAGTGGATTCCAAGATAAGTTTGATAGAAACTCAGGCCTTCATCCAAACATAATCAGTAAAAGAAAGAGGCAAACAATGGACGCAGAGTCAGTGTAG